From the genome of Ptychodera flava strain L36383 chromosome 22, AS_Pfla_20210202, whole genome shotgun sequence, one region includes:
- the LOC139122887 gene encoding ankyrin repeat and SOCS box protein 4-like: MKGKGMFYDEFYDCLLNGDGNGLSQAIASGQPTNIIMEHPSVSPQVDYECACGKTTPVLVAAFCGYVECLRVLTQNGASVNLLPCQNHNSALHIACRSPSNSVMCVELLLSNGAIVNLPDSEGYVPLHIAVQYSKPDVVKLLLQSGADVNRTAHENESPLLLATSYPLDFPMVQLLLKNGADACLPDKFRNTALQLATKQVHVQAVKLLLRHSANPNTLDIYHQSPLFSVAKVMRPMDNSTSNPPLCLQALLNHGANIKQICLRQNIFQVVMAICPDNVNNFTVLISAYDYIDAVLRPLLPIIHIIPAEVQLRNSSFYANLTYLARNPRTLQHLCRCIVRKCLQKNCGKLANSLPLPDRLKEYILLKPSLCGQFYL; the protein is encoded by the coding sequence ATGAAGGGGAAGGGAATGTTTTATGATGAATTTTATGATTGCCTTTTGAATGGAGATGGCAATGGACTCTCTCAAGCCATTGCAAGTGGTCAGCCAACAAACATTATCATGGAACACCCAAGTGTATCACCACAGGTGGACTATGAATGTGCCTGTGGAAAGACAACTCCTGTTTTGGTAGCAGCCTTCTGTGGATATGTGGAATGTCTGCGAGTTCTCACACAGAACGGTGCCTCAGTGAACTTGTTACCATGTCAGAATCACAATAGCGCCCTCCACATCGCTTGCCGGAGTCCATCGAACAGTGTGATGTGCGTTGAGCTTTTGTTGTCGAACGGTGCCATTGTAAATCTCCCGGACTCGGAAGGGTACGTGCCGCTGCACATTGCAGTGCAGTACAGCAAACCAGATGTTGTCAAGCTTCTGCTGCAGTCGGGAGCAGACGTGAACAGAACAGCTCATGAGAATGAATCGCCGTTACTTCTCGCGACGTCCTACCCTCTGGATTTTCCCATGGTGCAGCTGCTACTGAAGAATGGGGCTGATGCTTGTTTGCCCGATAAATTTCGCAACACAGCGTTGCAGCTAGCGACGAAGCAAGTCCACGTACAAGCTGTAAAACTGCTACTCAGGCACAGCGCCAACCCAAATACTCTTGACATATATCATCAGTCGCCGTTATTTTCTGTCGCCAAGGTGATGCGGCCCATGGACAACAGTACAAGCAACCCGCCTTTATGTCTTCAAGCGCTGCTAAATCATGGAGCAAACATCAAACAAATCTGCTTGCGTCAGAACATCTTTCAAGTTGTAATGGCCATATGTCCCGATAACGTCAATAACTTCACAGTTTTAATCAGTGCCTATGACTACATAGACGCTGTTCTCCGTCCGTTACTGCCAATCATTCATATCATACCTGCCGAAGTCCAGCTAAGAAATTCATCATTCTATGCAAATCTTACATATCTGGCGCGGAACCCTAGGACACTTCAACATCTGTGTCGGTGTATAGTGAGGAAGTGTCTTCAAAAGAACTGCGGAAAGTTGGCAAATAGTTTACCGTTACCAGACAGACTCAAAGAGTATATTCTATTGAAACCTAGCCTCTGTGGGCAATTCTACCTATGA